GGAAAAATCTTATAAGCCTCAACTAGAAGCTCAAGAGCTTCTTCAGTTGTGTATGGCCTATAAAGACCCGCCTTGTACCAGGCATAAAGGGGAGCATCCCTGGTGACTAGGGTGGGGTATATTTTAAGCATGTCAGGCCTAAACCTAGGATCTTCAAATATCGTTCTAAAGGTATAAAGATCCCTATCGAAGTTGCTCCCAGGGAGGCCAGGCATTATATGATAATTCACCTTAAGTCCAGCGTCTTTTAATAACTGGGTAGCCTTAATAATTTCCTCAACTCCATGGCCACGCTTGGTTCTCTCGTGTATAAAGTTGAATATTGTTTGAACCCCAAGTTCCACTCTTGTTGTTCCAAAGCTTAACATCCTATCAATTTGTCTTTCAAAGGCCCAATCCGGTCTCGTCTCTATTGTTAATCCAACCATCCTAACTTTAGCTTTCTCATTTTTCCTTTGCTCATCTTCAAGGTAGTAATAAGGCTTCCTGTGGGTTCTCTCCCAGGCCCTTTTAAATTCAGGATCCTCTTTGAAAACTGATTTATCACCCTTTAATATCAGTCTAACGAGCTTTTCCTCCAAGTTATCAATATCCTTAAAGTAGTGAAAGTCGTTCATGGCCTTGAATGCACACTTAACGAACCACTCCTGATAATCCAAGTCCACCGCAGGAAAAGTTCCTCCCTGGATTATAACCTCAACCTTATCTATTGGATGACCTATGTCGTATAATTGCTTAAGTCTGGCCATCATGATTATATAGGGATGGTAACCATACTGGGAAGCCCTTAACGCTGAGGGTTCCTTTCCGGTGTAGCTCTGTGGAGAACCAACGCTTGGGCCACCTGGGCAATATATACACCTTCCATGAGGGCAAGGGAAAGGCTTCGTCATCATTGCAACGACTGCAACTCCACTTATAGTTCTAGCAGGCTTCTTCTTCAATAGATCTCTAAATTTTTCCCTCTTGTCCTTTGGTAGGGCCTTCCATATATCGGAATTCTTAGGGAGCTTAGGAAGATGATACTTCCTGGCCACCTCTATTTTTAATTTGTTTAACTCCTCCCTACTTTTCACCTTTCCAGAGAGCAGAGCTTCCACAATCTCAACTATTGCTTCTCTCATCTTCCCAGCCTCTCTATAAATTTGCTTATAAATATTTGGAAAATCAGCGTTGGCGGATCTCATCATAGCTTCAGCTCCCCGATTCCTCATCACGTCAAAGAGGTA
This Pyrococcus horikoshii OT3 DNA region includes the following protein-coding sequences:
- a CDS encoding tRNA uridine(34) 5-carboxymethylaminomethyl modification radical SAM/GNAT enzyme Elp3, whose product is MREAIVEIVEALLSGKVKSREELNKLKIEVARKYHLPKLPKNSDIWKALPKDKREKFRDLLKKKPARTISGVAVVAMMTKPFPCPHGRCIYCPGGPSVGSPQSYTGKEPSALRASQYGYHPYIIMMARLKQLYDIGHPIDKVEVIIQGGTFPAVDLDYQEWFVKCAFKAMNDFHYFKDIDNLEEKLVRLILKGDKSVFKEDPEFKRAWERTHRKPYYYLEDEQRKNEKAKVRMVGLTIETRPDWAFERQIDRMLSFGTTRVELGVQTIFNFIHERTKRGHGVEEIIKATQLLKDAGLKVNYHIMPGLPGSNFDRDLYTFRTIFEDPRFRPDMLKIYPTLVTRDAPLYAWYKAGLYRPYTTEEALELLVEAYKIFPKWVRVMRIQRDIPAHLIVAGVKHSNLGQLVFNELVRRGIRPREIRFREVGHQMQKFGKIPEVEHIKLLREDYEASEGQEIFLSFEDVKNDILIGFLRLRIPSEKAHRKEINCCPSAIVRELHVYGPLVPIGEKPKYEWQHRGYGRELLSEAERIAREEFDAKKILVISGVGVREYYRKFGYRKDGPYVSKRLDKSYADYERVNKFDAHLNT